In Brachypodium distachyon strain Bd21 chromosome 2, Brachypodium_distachyon_v3.0, whole genome shotgun sequence, one genomic interval encodes:
- the LOC100839401 gene encoding subtilisin-like protease SBT2.3 yields MRRCSAAMGVVRREPCSVPFLCVVVLGAALLGAAGGGIQAFEEGTAVYIVTMKQAAVFHKRLDMERFGTSRAAAATAAVAGGGGDDIPATSILRKPRHGSLKPMNYGSYLVQLQNSVLKKTLRGERYTKLYSYHYLINGFAVVLTPQQAEKLYRRKEVVNVMLDFSVRTATTYTPEFLGLPQGAWVQEGGPQCAGQGVVVGLIDTGIDPNHPSFADDLTTDSYPVPAHYAGSCEVTNDFPSGSCNRKLVGAQHFAASAITRGVFNASQDLASPSDSDGHGTHTASIAAGNNGIPVIVAGHHFGNASGMAPRAHIAVYKALFKGFGGFAADVVAAIDQAAEDNVDIISLSITPNRRPPGLATFFNPIDMALMSAVKAGIFVVQAAGNTGPSPKSMSSYSPWIFTVGASAHDREYKNYVVLGNNLTIPGVGLAPGTDGDSMYNLIAAPHALENNTASPTEVSIGECQDSSHLDKDLIRGKILICSYSIRFVLGLSSVKQALDTAKNTSAAGVIFYLDPFVLGFQLNPTPMDVPGLIIPSSDDSKVFLSYYNESLVRDETSNGIVSFGAVAKILGGLNPNYGSSAPKVMFYSARGPDPEDNTLSNADILKPNLVAPGSSIWGAWSSLGMDSAEFAGEIFAMLSGTSMAAPHIAGLAALIKQKYPSFSPAAIGSALSTTTTINDKQGNPIMSQRTYSNPDSTQTPATPFDMGNGFVNATAALDPGLIFDCSYDDFLSFLCGINGSASVVMNYTGNNCGVSNMTGADLNLPSITIAVLNQSRTITRTVTNVASDENYTVSYRAPYGVAVSATPTQFFIPSGQKQLVTFVMNATMNNSSASFGNVGFYGDRGHQVIIPFSVISKAVYSS; encoded by the exons ATGAGGAGGTGCTCTGCTGCAATGGGGGTGGTGCGGAGGGAGCCCTGTTCTGTCCCCTTCCTGTGCGTGGTGGTTCTTGGGGCGGCGCTGctgggcgccgccggcggcggcatccaAGCGTTCGAGGAGGGCACCGCGGTGTACATCGTGACCATGAAGCAGGCGGCGGTGTTTCACAAGCGCCTTGACATGGAGAGGTTTGGGACCAGcagagctgccgccgccaccgccgcggtcGCAGGAGGCGGGGGCGACGATATTCCGGCCACCAGCATTCTCAGGAAGCCGAG ACATGGTTCACTCAAACCTATGAATTATGGCTCATACCTAGTGCAACTTCAAAATTCTGTCTTGAAGAAGACACTACGAGGAGAGCGCTATACAAAGCTGTACAGTTACCACTACTTGATTAATGGTTTTGCAGTTGTCCTCACTCCTCAGCAG GCAGAGAAGCTATATAGGAGAAAAGAAGTGGTAAACGTAATGTTGGATTTCTCTGTTAGAACTGCAACAACATATACCCCCGAATTTCTGGGCTTGCCACAAGGAGCATGGGTTCAAGAAGGTGGTCCACAATGTGCTGGCCAgggtgttgttgttggcctCATCGATACAGGAATCGACCCAAATCACCCAAGCTTTGCAGATGACTTGACAACTGATAGTTATCCAGTTCCTGCTCACTACGCTGGCAGTTGTGAGGTTACAAATGATTTTCCATCTGGATCCTGCAACAGAAAGCTTGTTGGAGCTCAACATTTTGCAGCATCTGCAATAACACGAGGAGTCTTCAATGCCTCTCAAGATCTTGCTTCACCGTCTGATAGTGATGGCCACGGGAC CCACACAGCATCCATCGCGGCTGGTAATAATGGAATTCCTGTTATTGTGGCTGGGCATCACTTTGGGAATGCAAGCGGAATGGCTCCTCGTGCACA CATTGCTGTCTATAAAGCTCTGTTCAAAGGCTTCGGAGGTTTTGCTGCTGATGTAGTGGCTGCAATAGATCAG GCAGCTGAAGATAATGTTGACATAATCAGCTTGTCCATTACCCCTAATAGAAGGCCTCCTGGATTAGCTACGTTCTTTAATCCAATTGATATGGCACTAATGTCAGCTGTCAAAGCTGGCATATTTGTTGTGCAAGCTGCAGGAAATACTGGTCCTTCCCCTAAGAGCATGTCTTCATACAGTCCATGGATATTTACTGTAGGTGCTTCTGCCCATGACAGGGAGTACAAAAATTATGTTGTACTTGGCAACAATTTGACCATTCCGGGAGTTGGCCTTGCTC CTGGAACGGATGGTGATTCGATGTACAATCTAATTGCCGCACCTCATGCACTGGAAAATAATACAGCCAGTCCCACAGAAGTGTCCATAGGGGAGTGCCAAGATTCAAGCCACCTTGATAAAGATCTGATAAGAGGAAAGATACTGATCTGCAGCTATTCCATAAGATTTGTACTGGGCCTTTCTTCTGTGAAGCAAGCTTTAGATACAGCAAAGAACACTAGTGCTGCAGGAGTTATATTCTACTTGGACCCTTTTGTCCTTGGATTCCAGCTGAACCCAACTCCAATGGATGTGCCTGGACTTATAATACCATCATCTGATGACTCTAAG GTGTTCCTAAGTTATTACAATGAGTCCCTTGTACGAGACGAGACATCAAACGGAATTGTCAGTTTTGGTGCAGTTGCAAAAATACTAGGAGGTCTAAACCCAAATTATGGCAGTTCTGCACCAAAAGTAATGTTTTATTCTGCTAGGGGTCCTGACCCCGAGGACAACACATTGTCCAATGCTGATATCTTGAAACCAAATCTGGTAGCACCTGGCAGTTCCATTTGGGGTGCTTGGAGTTCGCTTGGAATGGATTCGGCTGAATTTGCTG GTGAAATTTTTGCAATGCTGTCCGGTACAAGTATGGCTGCACCACATATTGCTGGCCTTGCTGCTCTAATCAAGCAGAAGTATCCTTCTTTTAGCCCAGCAGCTATAGGTTCTGCACTGTCTACTACGACAACTATCAATGACAAGCAAGgaaacccaatcatgtcacagcGAACATACAGCAACCCAGACTCAACACAAACTCCAGCTACACCTTTTGACATGGGGAATGGCTTTGTCAATGCTAcagctgctttggaccctgggCTCATATTTGATTGCA GTTATGACGATTTCTTATCCTTTCTGTGTGGTATAAATGGTTCTGCTTCAGTAGTGATGAATTACACTGGCAACAACTGTGGGGTCTCCAACATGACCGGGGCAGACCTTAACCTACCTTCAATCACCATAGCAGTGCTCAACCAATCGAGAACAATAACAAGAACTGTCACCAACGTGGCGAGCGACGAGAATTACACTGTCAGTTACAGGGCTCCTTACGGAGTGGCAGTATCCGCAACACCAACACAGTTCTTCATTCCCAGCGGGCAGAAGCAGCTTGTGACTTTTGTCATGAATGCCACCATGAATAACTCTTCAGCTAGCTTTGGGAATGTTGGATTCTACGGTGACAGAGGCCACCAGGTGATCATTCCGTTTTCGGTCATCTCCAAGGCTGTATACAGTTCCTGA
- the LOC100840007 gene encoding protein PLASTID TRANSCRIPTIONALLY ACTIVE 12, chloroplastic, whose amino-acid sequence MASCSHPWLFPGMSPPPAASTAVPVPRFYKSSKVFAGLRQWRKAGSVTPSRTRRCRIKCVKDESIHFDPSKIEAPPYSSYLDSTSGQLEPASGARASIPGKEYWPEGTAARVRAARAPAPVGESVGTPSLGKKPGSRRKGYKEQVTSASAAEGAETSGDDGEFIVATEVPLDDTLEETEDSVDEYVIYEAPKAESLSEYEMDKMMGRPHPFVDPAKAMLVEEPKSSEELWWNWRRKSEPEMWSRWQRRRPDVDTVFAKAMAETGQIKLFGEHPTRTEAALAKTRRHLHKEERLEAERRRLEEIGPIAYYSEWVEAYKHKDTSREAIQKHFEETGEDENTQLIAMFQHQTAGEYRIMMGTDVRILRDPLAMRMREDQIKQIWGGDPVYPTVNYVQDPDEVIDYRAPEFHEPTPEVVPYLMEHGIMITKEELDARLNEERDDTNQDITYIPEVKDPMATAVDIGEHSYNEDSDDEEEVGKAVVQPESLEDEEDGGDDADEVEGKVSQNWSVLKTTGQDEKPKEKLKKDQMSLKDAINDSENLTDFLMDFEEDE is encoded by the exons ATGGCGTCTTGCTCCCACCCTTGGCTCTTCCCAG GcatgtcgccgccgccggccgcctccaccgccgtgCCTGTTCCGCGCTTCTACAAGTCTTCG AAGGTGTTTGCTGGTTTGCGTCAGTGGAGAAAGGCAGGGTCAGTCACACCGAGCAGAACGCGACGATGCAGGATCAAGTGCGTCAAGGACGAATCTATCCATTTTGATCCGTCCAAGATTGAGGCACCACCGTACTCCAGTTACTTAGACTCCACGTCTGGTCAGCTTGAGCCAGCATCGGGTGCCCGGGCAAGCATACCTGGGAAGGAGTACTGGCCGGAGGGCACTGCAGCCCGCGTACGTGCTGCTCGTGCACCTGCACCGGTCGGGGAATCGGTGGGGACTCCGTCTCTTGGTAAGAAGCCCGGGAGTAGGAGGAAAGGGTATAAGGAACAGGTAACATCAGCTTCAGCAGCAGAGGGTGCAGAGACCAGTGGAGATGATGGCGAGTTCATAGTGGCCACCGAGGTCCCATTAGATGATACATTGGAAGAGACAGAGGATTCAGTGGATGAGTATGTCATTTATGAGGCGCCCAAGGCCGAGAGTTTGAGTGAGTATGAGATGGACAAGATGATGGGACGGCCACATCCATTTGTTGATCCAGCAAAGGCTATGTTGGTAGAGGAACCGAAATCGAGTGAAGAGCTCTGGTGGAATTGGCGGAGGAAGTCTGAGCCAGAAATGTGGTCCAGATGGCAGAGGAGGCGTCCGGATGTTGATACG GTCTTCGCAAAAGCAATGGCGGAAACTGGGCAGATTAAACTTTTCGGGGAGCATCCTACAAGAACAGAAGCTGCTCTTGCTAAGACAAGAAGACATTTACACAAAGAGGAAAG GTTAGAAGCAGAGCGAAGGAGACTAGAAGAAATAGGACCAATAGCATACTATTCAGAGTGGGTTGAAGCATATAAACACAAGGACACATCACGGGAAGCTATACAGAAGCACTTTGAGGAAACTGGCGAAGATGAGAATACTCAACTTATAGCAATGTTTCAACACCAAACTGCTGGGGAATATCGTATCATGATGGGCACTGATGTCCGTATTCTCCGAGATCCTTTGGCGATGAGGATGCGTGAAGACCAGATTAAGCAGa TTTGGGGTGGTGACCCTGTTTACCCAACTGTGAACTATGTTCAGGATCCTGATGAAGTGATTGACTACAGGGCTCCGGAATTTCATGAACCTACCCCTGAAGTTGTACCTTATTTGATGGAG CATGGGATAATGATCACCAAAGAAGAACTGGATGCACGTTTGAATGAAGAGCGTGATGACACCAACCAAGACATTACG TATATTCCTGAAGTCAAAGATCCCATGGCTACAGCTGTCGATATTGGAGAGCATTCT TACAACGAAGACagtgatgatgaggaggaggttGGCAAAGCTGTTGTGCAGCCTGAATCACTAGAG GATGAGGAAGATGGTGGGGATGATGCTGACGAAGTTGAAGGGAAAGTGAGTCAGAACTGGAGCGTTCTAAAGACTACTGGACAGGATGAAAAACCAAAG GAAAAGTTGAAGAAAGATCAAATGTCACTTAAAGACGCCATTAATGATTCTGAGAACCTTACTGATTTCCTTATGGACTTCGAAGAAGATGAGTGA